DNA sequence from the Candidatus Hydrogenedentota bacterium genome:
AGCGCGAACGGAATCGATCGCATGACACATTCCCCCGACTGGAGATTGGCCCAGTCTTTTCGAAGTGAATTCCCCACCGACCAGAATATCACCGAAGGGGCGAATTGTTAATGTTTACTTAAAAGACTTCTTTGGCGCGCATTGGAATCGTGCCCTTCCGTGGCGGGTCCAGAAGTGCCGCGATGCAGGGGGATTCCGGCGAATTCGGCGCAAGTTAGCATGAGTCTGCGCCATCCTCTACAATACGCGCTTTCGCGATTTCCCAACGAAGGAGGCGTCATGGCGGAAGGTTTGCTTGCGGGTAAGCGCGGCGTGGTGTTTGGCGTTGCGAACGAGAAGTCGATCGCGTGGGGGTGTGCGCAAGCGTGTGCGGCGCAGGGGGCGTCGCTGGCGTTCAATTACCTGGGCGAGCAGTTGGAGCGGCGCGTGCGCAAGCTTGTGGACGAGTTTCTGCCAGGATCGCCGGTGTTTAACTGCAATGTACAGAGCGACGACGAGATTGCTGCATTTTTCGCGTCGGTTAAGAAGGAATGGGACACGATTGATTTCGTGATTCACTCGGTCGCGTTTGCGGACCGGGAAGACTTGAAGGACCAATACATCACGACACCGCGCGCGAACTTCGCGTTGGCGCTCAATATTTCGGCGTACTCGCTAGTCGCGCTCGCGCGCGAGGCTGCGCCCATGATGCCGAACGGGGGCAGCATCGTGGCGATGACATACTACGGCGCGGAGAAGGTGGTGCCCCGGTACAACGTGATGGGCGTGGCGAAGGCGGCGCTCGAATGCAGCGCGCGCTACCTCGCGAACGATCTTGGGCCGAAGGGCATCCGCGTCAACTGCATCAGCGCCGGGCCGATTAAGACCTTGTCCGCAAGCGCTATCGCCGGCATGCGTGGCATGCTGACCGCGGCCGAGAAGGTCGCGCCCATGCGCCGCAACGTGTCGCAAACCGACGTGGGGCAGACGACGGTGTTTTTGTTATCGGACCATTCGAGTGCGATTACCGGCGAAGTCATCCACGTGGACAGCGGATACCATGTGATGGGGCTGTTCGGGTTCGAAGACCTAGCAAACGGCGGGGAGAAATGACGCCAGCAGGCGGCGAGAGTATCCATTTTGGATTTTGGATTTTGGATTTTGGATTGAACTGCCGCTCGTTGCGCTGTGCGGGACACCTCAGATGATTAATTCGATTGGATTCGCGCCGGTGATAGCAGCCAGATCGAGACTGGTATGGATCAGACACCACGGCAGCGTCGATTCGTCCGGTCTGTTGTGGACCGTCAATCCAAAATCCAAAATCCAAAATCCAAAATTCCCATGGTGATCGATTGTCACATGCACGTCCGTGCGGCGAAGGACGGTTCGCTGGACACGGAGTATTGCGACGCCACGATCGAGGCGGGCGACCTCTTGGGAATCGATCTTTTTTGCGTGGTCGACCTGCAACTTACCGGGCCATTGACCTATGTGGAATTCCATGCCGCGAACGAGCGCGTGAAGCAGGCCATTGCGCGGCACCCGACGCGGTATCGCGGGTACTGTTACGTGAATCCCTCCGATCCGAAGGCGCTGGACGAAATCCGCGAACGCGTGAAGAACGACGGTTTCATCGGCGTGAAGCTGTACAACCAGCATTTCATCGATGACGACGTTGTCGCTCCGGTTCTGAAACTTGCGAGCGAGTGGCAGATTCCGGTGTTGTCGCATGCGGGGCGCCCGAACGATCCGGTGACGCAGAAGTTGCAGCCCCACATCAGCGACGCGGCGCGATTTGTCCGCGTGGCGCAGCGCTTTCCGGAGTTGATCCTCATCGAGGGGCACATCGGCGGCGGGGGCGACTGGGAGTGGGCGCTGAAGCATTTGCGCGAATCGGAGACGGTTTATCTCGATACGTCCGGAAGCGTCATTGACGAATGGATGGTTGATAGAGCGGTCGAGGCGGTCGGCGTGGATCGACTGCTTTTCGCGACGGATATGACGATGGAGGGCGGCGTCGGGAAAATCCTCGATGCAAACCTGACGGACGAAGAACGGGCGCGAGTGCTTGGCGCGAACTTTGAAGCGATCCTCCGGAAGAGGGCCGTGCCATGAAGAGGTATGAGTCACTCTTTGGTCCCGGCATCGTCGATGCGCACACGTTTATCGGGAACTGGCCGTTTCGCCGGTTGCGGCGGAACGATACCGCCGGCGTGCTTGGGATGATGGAACAATTCGGGATATCGAAGGCGTGCGTCGCTTCCGCGGATGCGATCCTGTACCGTGATTCGCACGACGGCAACAAGAAGCTGTACGACGATACGCGCGAACATGCGGACCGTTTTGCGTTGTACGCGACGCTGAATCCTGCGTACGCGGGATGGCAACGCGATTTGAAAGAATGCGTTGACCTCGGGTTCAAGGCGCTGCGCCTGTACCCGATCTACCACGGCTATTCGATTGAAAGTCCCGAAACGTTGGCGATTCTCGACGCCGCGACGGAGGCGGGTTTGCCTGTTTCGTTTCAATGCCGGATCGAAGACGCGCGGCAACGGCATTGGATGGATGTCGTGGACAACCTCGATCCCGTGCGTGTGCTGACGTTGGCGGAACAGCGGCCAAACACCACATTCATTCTTCTGGAATCGATCCTCGGTTGGCCGCGTGACAGCGACAACTGGAAACGCATGCACGCGCTGCCGTTCTACGTCGAGATCTCGCGCATGACCAGCGTGCTCGGAAAAGACATCGAGATCATGGTCGGCGCGCTTGGGCCGGAGCGCGTCCTGCTGGGTACCGGTTTCCCATTCAAGACGGCGTCGCCGGCCTTCCTCAAGTTGCAGTGCCTCGATGCGGATGAAGACGCGAAGCAGGCGATTGCGGGCGGGAATGCCCAGCGGCTGTTTCACGCATAATCGATGGTTGCCCTTCCTGCCACGTGTAGGGCCGCGGTATTCGAGGGGCCGGGCAAGCCGATCGCGATTCGCGAGTTCTCCGTGCCGCGCGCGCTGCCGCCCGGCTCGGCGTTGTGCCGAATTCGGTTGAGCACGGTCTGCGGGTCCGATCTGCACACGGTGTCGGGCCGGCGCAACGAACCGGTCCCCAGTATTCTCGGCCACGAATCGGTAGGCGACGTTGTCGCCGTGGGGGAGGGGACGCGCTACTGGAACGGAAAAGCGCTGCGTGTTGGCGATCGGGTAACGTGGAGCATCATGGCGTCGTGTGGCGCGTGCGACCGTTGCGCGGCGCAACTCCCGCAAAAATGCCGCCATATAAAGAAGTATGGCCACTTGTCCACGGACACCTGGCCGGGACTTACCGGCGGGTATGCGGAATACATCTACCTCTATCCCGGCACGGCCATCTTCGCGGTCCCGGCGGCCCTAGACGACAGCATTGTGGCGCCGGCGAATTGCGCCCTGGCGACTGCCGTGTGTGCCGTCGAGTCCATCGGCGGAGTAGGGCCTGGCGATTCCGTATTGATTATGGGGGCCGGACTGCTTGGCATTTATCTCGCCGCGCTCGCGAAGTCGGCGGGGGCGGGTCGCGTACTGGTCAGCGATGTAGACCGGATTCGCGCGGACCAGGCACGACGGTTTGGCGCGGACTTCGCCTCTTCGGATGCCACCGATGTCCGCGGCGTTGTGCGGTGGGTGCGAGATACCGGCGGGGCAGAGGGAGTAGACGTTGCTTTCGAGGTGTGCGGCGATCCACGTGCGGCTGCCGCCGCGATTGAAGCGCTCCGCATTGGCGGGCGACTTCTACTGGCGGGCATGGTGACACCGGGCTGCCTGTTTGAGGTGGATGGTAATGTCATCACACGGAAATGCCTCATGATGCGGGGCATCCACAATTATCACCCTGCGCACCTCGAGCGAGGACTACGTCTTCTCGATGCCGAATCGAGACGATACCCGTTCGCTGGACTCGTCTCCGAGATTTTCGATTTGGGGCGCGCTGATTCGGCGTTTGCGTCAGCACGGACTGGACGGGCGCTTCGGGTAGGGTTGCGGCCGGGCGATTCACGGGAAGGGAGTGTATAAAGGTTGGTCAGTGATGACAAAAGGTTTTGAGTGTTTCAGTGCGAGTTACTATCCGGCAAAGTAAACTACTGACATAGCAGAATTCCGCGCTTCTGCCCGGACGTAGTTGCTAAGCATATATGCGGCAGTAATTTGAAATGCGGCTTGCGACGATATTCTGGCTTCCGTATTGTTACTTTTCGCCTTAGGTGCGATTCGGCATTCCTCTTGCTCCATCTCATTTATCCTATTTATATCAGGCTTTGACACCTTTAGGAGTGGGAACAATGAAGACGAACAGGGTGCTGGCG
Encoded proteins:
- a CDS encoding alcohol dehydrogenase catalytic domain-containing protein, which gives rise to MVALPATCRAAVFEGPGKPIAIREFSVPRALPPGSALCRIRLSTVCGSDLHTVSGRRNEPVPSILGHESVGDVVAVGEGTRYWNGKALRVGDRVTWSIMASCGACDRCAAQLPQKCRHIKKYGHLSTDTWPGLTGGYAEYIYLYPGTAIFAVPAALDDSIVAPANCALATAVCAVESIGGVGPGDSVLIMGAGLLGIYLAALAKSAGAGRVLVSDVDRIRADQARRFGADFASSDATDVRGVVRWVRDTGGAEGVDVAFEVCGDPRAAAAAIEALRIGGRLLLAGMVTPGCLFEVDGNVITRKCLMMRGIHNYHPAHLERGLRLLDAESRRYPFAGLVSEIFDLGRADSAFASARTGRALRVGLRPGDSREGSV
- a CDS encoding amidohydrolase family protein encodes the protein MKRYESLFGPGIVDAHTFIGNWPFRRLRRNDTAGVLGMMEQFGISKACVASADAILYRDSHDGNKKLYDDTREHADRFALYATLNPAYAGWQRDLKECVDLGFKALRLYPIYHGYSIESPETLAILDAATEAGLPVSFQCRIEDARQRHWMDVVDNLDPVRVLTLAEQRPNTTFILLESILGWPRDSDNWKRMHALPFYVEISRMTSVLGKDIEIMVGALGPERVLLGTGFPFKTASPAFLKLQCLDADEDAKQAIAGGNAQRLFHA
- a CDS encoding amidohydrolase family protein, translating into MDQTPRQRRFVRSVVDRQSKIQNPKSKIPMVIDCHMHVRAAKDGSLDTEYCDATIEAGDLLGIDLFCVVDLQLTGPLTYVEFHAANERVKQAIARHPTRYRGYCYVNPSDPKALDEIRERVKNDGFIGVKLYNQHFIDDDVVAPVLKLASEWQIPVLSHAGRPNDPVTQKLQPHISDAARFVRVAQRFPELILIEGHIGGGGDWEWALKHLRESETVYLDTSGSVIDEWMVDRAVEAVGVDRLLFATDMTMEGGVGKILDANLTDEERARVLGANFEAILRKRAVP
- a CDS encoding enoyl-ACP reductase; the protein is MAEGLLAGKRGVVFGVANEKSIAWGCAQACAAQGASLAFNYLGEQLERRVRKLVDEFLPGSPVFNCNVQSDDEIAAFFASVKKEWDTIDFVIHSVAFADREDLKDQYITTPRANFALALNISAYSLVALAREAAPMMPNGGSIVAMTYYGAEKVVPRYNVMGVAKAALECSARYLANDLGPKGIRVNCISAGPIKTLSASAIAGMRGMLTAAEKVAPMRRNVSQTDVGQTTVFLLSDHSSAITGEVIHVDSGYHVMGLFGFEDLANGGEK